Within Vibrio campbellii CAIM 519 = NBRC 15631 = ATCC 25920, the genomic segment TCTCGACCGTATTGACCAAGGAGTTCCGTTTCTCGCTTGATTTATGAAGCGTGTAAAGATGAAGCACTCACGCAAGCTCTGATTGAAGACCTCGACTTATCGCATCTAGCAGAAAGCGGATTCAGAGTGCTATCAACGGGTGAAACACGACGAGTCATGCTTGCGAGAGCACTCGCAGTAAAACCCGATCTGGTGTTGTTAGACAACCCATTTACCGGTTTAGATGTCGCGCACCGTGCGTCATTAGCAACGTATCTACAGACACTCTCTCAATCGGTACAAATGCTGATTACGTTTTCCCGTGAATCTGACATGCCCGACTGGATAGAACGTATTGCGCTGTTCAATGGTGGCAAGCTCGATAGTACCATGGACCGACAGAGCTGGGATCAGCACCCTATCATTGCACAGATAAAAGCGCAGTCAGAAAAACAAAGCGAGGAGATGATGGCGCTGATTCGTCAGCATCAGCACTCGACGCATTTCGACAACCCTATCTTTGAGTTAAAGAACGGTAAGGTGGAATACACTGAGAAAACCATTTTCACCGATTTGAGTTGGCGTATCGATAAAGGTCAACACTGGCAAGTTAAAGGCCCAAATGGCTGCGGGAAAAGCACATTACTAGGCCTTATCTTTGGTGATCATCCCCAATGTTACAGCAACGACATCCACATCTTTGGTAAAAAGCGTGGCAGTGGCGAGACCATTTGGGAAATTAAGCAGCACATTGGCATGGTGTCTTCAACGTTACATCTCCAGTACCGCGTGAACTGCAGTGCATTAGAAGTCATTCTGTCGGGCTTTTATGACTCCATTGGACTGTATTCTCAACCAAGCAAAAAAGAAATCAACATCGCGAAAGAGTGGCTGACGATTCTCCATATTGCGCAAAACGAGAAGACCTCCTTTAAACAACTAGAGTATGGTCAACAACGTTTATTGCTGATTGCTAGAGCGATAGTGAAACAGCCTACTCTGTTGATTTTGGACGAGCCTTATCAAGGATTAGATTACTTAGGGCGAGTTCTTGTGAAAAATACACTAGAGCTAATCGCGAAAGAAAATCTAAGCCAACTTCTCTACGTTTCCCATTATCAAGAAGATGGCTTAGACAGCATTCAAAACTATCTTGAGTTTAAGTTCGATCAAGCGTCTCAATGTTACAAGGGGCACATCGAATAAACGTCTACTCTCTATTGCCAACCACTTCGGCATAAGGGAGTGGCTTGGCATAGAAGTAACCTTGATGAATGTTCACCCCTAGCGCTTTTAAGTAGTCCGCTTGCTCTTTTGTCTCTACGCCTTCTGCAACCAACTCAACACTTAAATCGCCAGCCAGCCTGACTATGGCGTGTAATACTGACGAATTAACACTCTCAATCCCAATAGTGTCGACAAAGCACTTATCGATTTTCAAGTAATCGACCTTCATGTGCTGTAATACGGCTAAGGCGGTTTGCCCTGTACCAAAATCATCGATAAGCACTTGAATACCGTGGACTCGCAGAGCAGCGATATGTTGAATGGCGTTACTGTCTATCAACTGCCTTTCGGTAATTTCAATCCCTAATTCGACGTTGTGTTGTTTTAAAGTACGATGAATGTTCTCAATTTTTCTTATCACATGGGAATCAGATAAATAACCAGGCGGTACGTTGACGCCCAAATGTATCGACTCTTCCAATTTAACTTTTGAGAAGTCTTCGCAGGCTTTATCCAACACAAAGTCAGTTAGGCTTTCTACCAACCCACTCTCTTCTGCCACAGGTACAAATTCATCCGGAGAGATAAAACCTCTCAGTTTATGCGGCCATCGAACCAATGCCTCATAACCAAAGACTTTGCCTGTTTGAGCATCCACTTGAGGTTGATAGTAGAGCTTCAATTCACGCTTTCTGATTGCTTTTTTAAGCTCAGAGACCATGTTGCGCTGTGGATCGATAAAGCGACGGACGAGAAAAATGAATAAGTAAAAGGTCAGTAAAGCAGGAATGGAAGAATAGAAGGATGAGAAACGCTTTTGCTCGATAAAATCGTCACTTGCTTCAATTAAGATCTCATAATCGAAACTCGAAGAGTAATAAAGCGCAGTTTCGTTCTCACCATCTTTCGTTAAATCCATTGGTGCAGACTCATCACCAACAAAAATAGCAGTACGTTTAAGTCTAAAGTCATTTCGGTAACCAACCGTGGCAGCAAAGTAGTCTCGGTCGATGATGGTCACTGCTCTGTATTCAGGATGCTCTTCGCTAGTAATACTTAAGAACAAAACCTGATCTGGATAACCATTTACACGACCAAGTGAGAGTGTCTCTGGGCGATACACTTGGATATAGTCATCCGCAGGACGGGATATCGCACCGAGCTTTGACGAGCAGATTATTTCATCATCCTTGAGAATGAGCATCTCGTCGATGTGACGCTCGAACATTAAGTTATACTGTAGAGCCTCGCAATGCTCAGGGCGTAACAGGGCAGTGCGATTCTCTGCCTTAATCTGGTGAAAAATCTCCTCCACAACTGGAGTATCGTTATCAAGAATATGGACAAGATTTCGCTGAACACTTTGGTGAGATGAATAAAGTACTTCTGCCGCAACCAACGGTATAGGCAGAAGAAAAATAATGGCTTTTTTCAAAAGCTCTTTCTTTATCATTTAAATATTGTCTCTTCTGAATAAAACTAGGTAGCGAAAGAGTAAGTAGTGCCTTTCTATCAACTACTTATTGAGGCTCATTACTAAAAGGCACGACTATACCAATCTATCGATTGAGTATGGTTAACAAAATACAAAGCAGCAAACATAACAATGAGTTATTGATATGCGACTCATTTCAAAAAAGGAGTGTATCAATTTTCCTTACCCAAGTGCGATCCGTTAAGAGAAATTCACACAAAATTTTCCCACAGACTCTCTATTTTCAGCACAACTGCTCGTCTGGTTGTAGCGTTTTTCGTATTGCGTAAACGCGAATGCCCTCCTATCCCAAGACAAACGCGAACCTTTGGGCTGAGACAAACAAAATATTTATAGGCCACTTTCTCACCCTATGGAATATCCATTTCTAATTATTTTCCTTTTCTCAGCTATTAAGAATTATAGTTGTTGCCTATCCATTATCACGTTACAACACGCTCATGACGACAAACAAAGCCAACGCTAACCAAGTCAACGAAAAGGCGCTGCAATTGCTGATGCAAGTCGCAGTTAGTCAATTCCCAGTCTCTGCGAAAACGCTCAGTGAACAACTGAATGTGCCTTTAAGTAGTCTTTACCGGCACTTGAAGCTACTCAAAGAGTGGAACTTGATCGAAGAAAGCGTACACGACAAAACTTTTGTAGTTGGTCCTGCCGCCCTGCTGTTAATGCACAGCTATGAAACCGCTCAACACGGTTTGGATATGGTGGAAACCATTCTTGCTCGATTAGTTCAACAAACGGGTGAGATGGCGGCTTACATGGTGCCTTCTGGCTATCGTGCGCTTTGTGTCAGACAAAAAGAAAGTATGCAGGCGCTTCGATGCAGCTACGTCCAGGGTCAAAGTCAACCATTGCTTCGTGGCGCCTCATCTAAGGTGATGCTGGCTTTCATGCCTCAAAGCCGTTGCGAAAAAATCTTGCGTCATTTTGGGCAAGATCATCGCCTCAGCGAATGGGAACAGGAGCTTAGCACCATCCGTAAGAACGGATACGCTGTTAGTACATCAGAAATCGATCCTGGTGTATCTGGCATCAGTGCCCCAGTCATGAAAGGAAGTAAATTGATTGGCGCGGTCTCGGTGATGGCTCCGGCTCACCGAGTCGAGAAGGATAAGCAGCGTATCATTTTGCATGTGTTGCAGGCAGCGAGGGCGTTGCCGCCAGAAAGGTAATTCACCATGTTGAGCTTTTTCAAACGTTACAAACTTCATCGAGCGAATAAATCAATCCATCACTACCCTTTTTCTTTTATGACGGTATGTGAGCATTTAGCCCCGATGAGTCATGGAACGTTTGAATTAGCTGATCAGAGTCTTGAGAATGCCAGTGACTGGCTTTACCAACAGCATGACCAAGGCTCTGCTGCAAACCTTGGCCACTTTTCTCATCATCAAATTGAAACCGGCGACTTTCAAGAAACATTGAGCTTGTCTCTCTCACGCCACTCAGTACCCGTCGTTTTGTCAAATTGCACCGAGGCGATGTTATCCATGCTGCCTGTTGTGGTCAGCAACAATGACGAAGTTGGGATCATCCATATCGGTCACAAGATGAATCTTGAACCAACACTCGAACCACGCGTCGGTTCTGCATTCCATTTTGCCCTCTCGCGATACCAAAATGTCCGTTTGTTCTTTGCAGGCACAAGCGAACAAGACACAAAACAAGAAGCATGGGAATACGCAGAGGATCAAGGCTGTGACTGGGTAACAGACCGTGAGTTTACATTCCGTTTCCGAAATCATTTGAGGCAGCAAGTCGGCAACTATCTTGATCACTGTGACCAAATCATTATGTCGATTGATTTGGCGTCACTGCTTACTAAGAATCACCTTGATGGCACACCAGCACTAGATATTCAGATGGTGCTGCGTATGATTCGCTTGTGTTTAGTATCAGGAAAAGTAAAAGCGATTCAATTAGTCGGAGACCGAGATCGCCTTGTGTATTCGAAGCAAACTAAAGCGATTCTTGAAGAGTTGTACCAAATTGCCCCCTTGATTGACCACGTGGCTTAACTTGTTTTTAAACGGATAAAGCCACAGCCTTGTTGTGGCTTTGCCTTCAACACTCCAAATCACCCTTTTTACTTACGTTCTAACAAATTATTCCACCAAAAGTGTGACGCACTTCAGCCCAGGGTATTGAACTAAGATCACATTCAAGGTCTAATTCTTACATATGAAGTTGGTACAACATACGAAATAAAAAACAACCACAGTTCAATAAGTAAGCGTGATAAAAAACATTCGCTAAATCATATTCTGTGAGTCCATTACTCACTTTCGCTTGGTGCCATTAAGTTCCACTAAATTTAGGACACTTGATGATGCGCTTTTTCAGCATTTTAAGTACAGCATTACTCTTCCCGGTAATGGCAGAGGCAAAAGTTTATGACCTCGCCGATATAAAAACAGGCGATATAGTTAGCTTTTGTCCCACTGCGATAGAGATCCAGCAATCGGTAGGATATGACAAGGCATATTACTGCCACGGCGAAATATCTTTAGAGCAAGATATGCAAATCATTAACTCTAAAGATACTTATGTTCAGCTTCGTGCCTTTACAGGTTTAAACCTTAAAGGTAGGAATACTATTGGCTCCCCAGAAAGCCGAATAGACATCAAATCACTTTCCCAGGGGGTAATCATAAGCAATACAAATCATGAAACTGATTACACCTTTATCTATGGCGATATAAAAACCGATTATGCGGTTTCACTTGAAAACGTACTTATCGATGGTGATGTAGACTCAAAAGGTATGACTGTTGAACTAAAAGGCCTGTACAACGTGGTCAATGGTCAGGTCACCGCAAGTCAAAACCTAAAACTTGAGAACGCTCAGGTGTGCGGAGATGTTTGGTCATCTGGTGGTTTGGTAGAAATCGGGGCGAATAAGAACATTATTGTTGGTGGTCTTTTTTCACTCCAAGATCTAACACTTTCAAATACTGATGTTTTTGGTGCAATTGAATCCAAAGGCGCAAATATCACACTGAACAAAACATCCGTTTATGCAAAACATAAAGCAATTAAAGCTTTTCATACTGCAAGCTTTGTAGACGGTATTGGTCAAGTATGCGGAACAATCGAATCCCACCGAGTTAATAACGATATTACTCAGTTTTGCGGAAAGAGTGATCCAGATTGTACTTATGCAGCCAATAACTGCCCAGAAAAAGAAGTCCCATTTTGCGAGCTAGTTCCCCCAACGAATGGTGACTTCGACCTTGTCGTTACACCGACAGAAGATATGGTACTAATGTGTGGTGATGAATTGCCTCAGTTTACTGTAACCACAACCAATAATGGTGAAATGACAAGTGCTCAAGTGTTGGCTTCTCTCTCTGATCCTGACCTATTCACCCTTGAGATGGTTGAAAGAAAGCAGAAGATTGATGATAATAACTTTATCTCAAAAGATGACGGTACGCTGATAGTAAAAGTCGTTCCTAACAACATTGATGCTATCGCTCTCGATGCAAACTATACCCTCACCTTTACCATGGTGGATAACACAAACAAAATGCAGACTGTGCAGTTTATGTTTACGCCATATATGTTCGAAGCCTACGCAGAGGATCTAAGTAGCCTTAAAGAAATCCACGTCATATCTGGTAAATCACAAACCGTGGACACTCGCTTGTTGGCGTGTGCAGCTACCGGTGAACAAGTCATTGCAACCAATTATGATGGCAAACCTCAAATCACTCATCCTCTGATCAAACCCGCAGGCGGCAGCGAGGGCAACTTCAGTTATTCTGCAGATTTTAAAGACGGTCTCTCGAGTCACGGCTTAATCACGAATGAATCTGGATTGTTCTCTGTAAAAATGTCCGATAGGTTCGAGTGCTCAGGCTTCGCAGAATGTCCAGATGAAGGCTCCGTATACGTTGAAGGCACATTTGATGTGAAGTCTCGACCATGGACCCTAGCCATTTGTGACGGTTCAACCGCACTGGCTTCAGGTACTTCGAAAAGTGGCCCTGGGTTTATTGCCGCTGGAGAGCACTTCTCACTGACCGTTAAACCCATCATCTGGCAAAGCGGTGGCTCTGTTACCGGCGAAGTTAATACAAAGAGTTATTGCAACGCAGACGTTACTCACAACTTTATGTTAGAAGACGCGCCCGCGGCGAGCATCGTCATCAGCAGTAAACAAAAGACACCGACCGAAACCGCAAACCAATCTGATAAGTTACTGGAAAGTACCTTATCACTCACTCGTAGCCATACCGAGAGTGAGAACTCTCAATACACCTTCTCCGGCTTGTACTGGGAAGAAGTTGGCAGCCTAAAGATCAAAGCCAGTTTAAGTGGCCAGTATCTTGATATGACGGTTAACACTGGCTTTCGAAATGTGGGTCGTTTCTACGCCAAATACTTTAAGGTGAGGGAAGCGGAATGGAAGTACCCGACAAAACAAAACTTCATTTACATGAATCAACCATTTGAGGAGGTCCGTTATGACGTGGTTGCCCTCAATGCGGAAAAACAAGACATCGAGAATTACGTCTATTTCAATGCCAGCCTCCGAGAGCATTTCCATTTGGGTGAATTGAGTGACTACGTCGATCGCTTCATTCCACCAGCAGCGCACTCGGTTGAGTGGAACTTGGTGGGCGACGCAAGTGTCGGCACGTTCACAATCAAAAAAGCCAGTGGTAATGCGACTTGCGACAATAGCCCGTGTTGGGAGAAGGATGAGACGGATGGTCAGTATCCAGATGGCCCATTCAACAAAGACTCCAATTCAACACAGAGTGAAATCGGCCTAACTCACACAAATGTCGTCGACGAAATACACTTCTTTGATGACCGACATATCTTAGAACAGCAACCGGATATCCGCTTTGGTAGACTCAACTTCAAAGACGTTGGTGGCAACCAAGGCATGACAATTAAAGTTCCTCTGGATGTCGAAGTCTGGCAAAACGGCCGCTTTGTGACCCACTTTGAGGATAGCGCGACCAAAACAAATGGTGAGCATCATACTCGTACGCCAATTTGGTCTAACTCGGCCCCTAACAACACTTTGTTATCCGGCGAAGGTTCGATAATCGCTGGCAGAACCTATGGCATTGTTGCCAGCCAAGTCGATTCAGCACGAGAGCAAGTTCGCTTCCATTTGGACTTAAGCAGTGCGGGTAATAACTTACCTTGGCTTAAGTACAACTGGGATAAGAGTGACGCAGACGAAGACAACCCACCAACAGTAGTAACCTTTGGTATCCATCGCGGTAATGACCGCATTATTTACCGCGGAGAACCAAATTTTATTGGGATGAATTAAAACCTTAGCCGCATAAAAAAACGCCCCTCACGTGAGGGGCGTTTTTTATTTTGTTCAATTATTTAGAAGAGCGACGCGCTTTCAAGCGTTTTACCATCGCTAAGCGACGCTCTGCAGAGCCTTGGTCTGTTGCCGATTGGTTCGGGTTGTTACGACGGCCTTGGCGGTTCTTGAATGCAGGCTTTGAGTTTAGTTTCTCAATGTAAGATTCACGCTGTTTTGGCTCGTAACCTGCTAGCTCAATACGACGAATGCGTTGCTGGATTAGGTTTTCAACCTGCACCACTGTTAGCTCTTCTTCGCGGTTAACAAACGATACGGCGTGACCTTGTTTACCAGCACGACCTGTACGACCGATACGGTGAACGTAGTCTTCTGCAAGGAATGGCATATCGTAGTTCACTACGTGTGGTAGATCTTCAATATCCAGACCACGAGCGGCGACATCTGTTGCAACCATTACACGAGCTTTGCCTGTTTTGAATTCTTCTAACGCACGACGACGAGCGCTTTGTGCACGGTCACCATGACACACAACGGCTTTAATACCATCTAGCTTAAGCTCTTTCACAACATCGTTCGCAGTTTCTTTGTAGTTTACGAACACCAAGACTTGCTTCCAGTTCTTGCGGCCGATTAGCTCAGAAAGAAGCTCTGTCTTACGCTCTTGATCCACTGGGTAAAGTACGTGCGCAATAGTTTGTGCGGTTGTGTTTGCACGTTCTACTTCGATGCGCTTTGGCTTACGAAGGATATCTTTTGCCAATAGGTTCAACTGGCTCGATGTGGTTGCTGAGAACATCATGATTTGTGGGTCTGTATCCACATCCATCATGATTTTACGTACAGCATGGATAAAGCCCATATCAAGAATACGGTCCGCTTCATCAAACACAAGGAACTCGATGTTCGCAACTGATACGTTACCTTGCTCGATGTGCTCTTCTAGACGGCCAGGCGTCGCAACAAGAATATCCACACCACCTTCTAGCGCTGTCACTTGAGAAGACATCTTGCGGCCACCAAAGATCGCCGCAACCGATAGGTCTGTGTACTTAGTGTATGCTTTGATATTGTCTGCGATTTGCTCTGCTAGCTCACGAGTAGGCGCCATGATCAGTGCACTTGCCGTTTTGCGAGATGCGCTGCGACCGGATTCCAATAACTGTTGAATCATAGGCAGAGAGAACGCGGCAGTTTTACCCGTACCCGTTTGTGCCGTTGCAAAAATATCATGACCTTTACGGGCCATTGGAATCGCCTTCTGTTGAATTGGCGTTAACTTCTCATAACCGCATTCTGCCAGAGCTTTAACCACTTCTGGCGCAAAACCTTGAGATGAAAATGACATTGAGCGTATTCCTTAAACAAATCACTAAATAGCTATAAAAATTTTAGCGGTGCACTATACCCGAATTCCAGTGATTTATCTCACTTTTCTCATCCGTTAGCGTAAAAACTCATGGAATTACGCACCACTCGATTCCACACTTTTAATTTTATCCGTGCTTTTCCCTCATTAGATGAAGTAATATCGGTTTTTTCCCGACTTCTTCGCTTCATACATCGCCATATCCGCTTGATGCATTAACTCATCCAAGGTGCAGTTTGTCTCTTTCGCATAGCAACCACCAATTGAGGTCGTGACTTGATGGAACACATCAGGGCGAACCTCGATCGGGTCTTGAATCAATTGAATCAAAGACGACGCGAAATGTTCTGGATCTTTCATATGCTCTTGACTACTCAACAGAATAGCGAACTCATCGCCCCCTAATCGAGCAAGAAGCGCTTTACTGCCAAACACTCGCTGCATCACGGAAGCGACGTGTTGAAGGGTCTTATCGCCCGCCGCATGGCCGTACTCATCATTGATAAACTTGAAGCTATCAAGGTCAAGATATATCAAGCACACCTCTCTACCCGCTTTCAAACATTGGGACAAAGTCTCAGATGCTTGGCTTTGAAAAGCAGCGCGGTTAACCAAACCAGTCAGACTGTCATGATGCGCTAAGTAGTAAATACGTTGGTTGTCCGAGAACGCACGAAGCTGAAAGCGTGCAATGAGATAAGCCAAAACGATGCTCAACACCACACCCACTTGCATAAGCCATTCATGTTCGTACTTAGATTCAGATATATTTTCTCTTTTATTGAAATCAACATAAGAAACTAACTTCCAAGATGTAGAGCTGCTTTCACTAACATAATAATCCTGAAAGCAATATGGGTTGTGATAGCCATCGGTGCCGACCGACTCAATCGTTAAAATGCCCTCATCAGTTTCAATCTGACCCGATGTTGTATTTCGAATTTGATCTGCTAGGCCCGGGTAATCGGAATAAATAGTTTCGTCTTGCCGGTCGTTGTACATGAAAGCAAACTCGGTCTCCCGGTGCTCTTTATTGAACAGATAGAAGCCATTTTTATTGAGAAGCATATAGTTTGCTCCCTGATCAAGGTTGAACAACTCCATGCCCTCCATAAGATAGTTAGCCAAGTAGTTCACAACCACAATACCCCGCTTCTTTCCATCTTGGCCTAAAACAGGCGTCGCTAAACGGATCATCGGCTTAGCTGGCTCTTCAATCTCCCCGTGTTCTACATTCAAATCCATTGGTGAAACATAAATTTTGTTGCAACCAAGTTTTAGGGCTTCTGAAAAGTAGTAACGATGGCTTTTGTTTTGAAGTTCTATTTCTGGAACGACATGAGAATGGTGCTGTTCAAAATTGATACGAACTACTTCGTTACCCTTCATATCTATATACCGCAATTGATCATAGACTTCTTTTCGCTGGCTCACTGCTTCTAAAATAGACCGTAAACGAGAAAGCTTTTCACTGCGCTGCTCATCCTGAGGAAGATCGGTAATCTCATAAACGCGCTTTGCTGATACAATATCAGCCAACAATGCAGTTTCTCGCATGATCGAGCTCATTACCCACTCGATGTACTGTTTCTTTCCTTCTAACAATGCTTTTTGTTCGACACGAATGTTACTCTTCTCAGCATCTCTCGATGAAGACGCGTCGTAATGTATGATTACTCCAAAAACGGCTACCAACATAAAGAAGATCAATACAAAACGTAGACAAAAAAACCTCAGTTTTGAAAGAGTGAGGGCAGTATTCACGAGTCCTCCCGTATACGGCACAGTAAAAGTCGCACATTATAGTGACCTATGTCACATAAATATAGTTTATGGCCAAATATTCTTTCAACGTCATGAATTATCGCAGCAATCAAAAAGGCCTGAGCATTTGCTCAGGCCTTGTTCAATCTTAGTGGGCGTCTATTCTGAGATACCACAAAGCTTAAGTAGGATCGCTTCCAACTGATCCCAAGGCATCAATTGAGAATCAATAACCTCAAGGCGTGATTCGAAGCCCTGTAGGCTCATTTCATTGACTGAAACCACACCATTAGCAACGTTAAACGCGTAGCAACCTTGGTCAGTGTTCATCACCGCTTTGACACGTTCAGCCGTTAGCTCAGACAGCATAGAGAACAGTTGATCAAAGTTGAACGAGTATTCCGCGCCAAACAACCAACCGCAGCTGAAGTAGCCCTGTCCTTTATTCTCTTTACGGATAAACGCTTCACCCGGTGGCAGTTGGAATTGAGGCTCTTGGTGAGCGTGATCATGATGATGCGCTTCAATATGAGAAGAGGCACTGCCGTGCACACGCTCAATGTCCAATACTTCAATTGGTAAGTCACCATCGTGAATCAGCTTGCTGAACACTTTCGAAGGCGTTTGATCGGTCACCCAATCGTTGAACACATCGATATCGTGGCTTGTGCACAGGTCAACTTTGCTACCAATGACCACGTCTGCGCTATCAAGCTGGTCGACAAAGTTTTTATTAGAAAGGTACTTCTCGTTACTTAGGTTACGCGGGTCCACCAACGCAATTGTTGCTTTAAGATCCACGTACGGCTGGTACTGCTCAGAGGTTAGTGTCGCAACCACTTGCTTTGGATGGCCCAAGCCCGTTGGTTCAATAAGAAGACGATCTGGGTTCTGGCGCAGCAAAGCCGTAATACCAACAGACATAGGTACGCCTGCCGTGCAGCACATGCAGCCACCCGGTACCTCTTTGATCATCGCACCTTGGTCAGTCATCATCGCACCATCGATACCTATCTCACCAAACTCGTTCACCAACACCGCCCAGTTTTCATTTTCTGGTTTGTTTTTCAGTAAGTTCAGGATAGTCGTGGTTTTACCGACGCCAAGAAATCCCGTCAGTATGTTAGTAGGTACTCGATGTGACATGCTCTTCTCCGACAAACTTGTGCTTTAATGCTTGTCCAAAGTATACGGAGAATGTGACATGCTTCAACGCTTTTTATCGCGAGGGTCTAAGCCTTTATGCAGCGCTTCCGCTTTTGTCTGTTGAGCTTGTTGGTAATAACCTAACGCATCGGCATTTGTGACACCAGAAAGGTGCATACTGGTGTGAATCACACAAGTAAAGAACGCGACAATCGCTACAAGGATAGGAAGCAGTCCGAGGGTGTTTTCAAATTTTAAAGCGGCAATAGCCAAAGCGAAAACAACCGCAGAGGAAAGCGCAATGATCTTACTTCTATTGCTTTTCATGATAGTTCGCCTTATTTGAACGAGAGATCAAAGTGAGTCAGTATTACTTCTACACTTCACGCCTCAACGCTACTCCTTTCATACTCCACAAAATTTGAGCGACTTAACAGATACAAAAACACCGAGCTCGTTCATCGCTCGGTGTTGGCGTAAAGACTTGAGCTTGTTGTGCTGGTTAACAAATCTGTCCGGCAGTGACCACTATGTCAGATTCGTTATCGATCACGGCTTGAGCTAACAACGCTAACCCTTCCACAATCACATCCAATGACATGGTTGGCTGACTACCGGAAACGTATTGCTCGGG encodes:
- a CDS encoding sensor domain-containing diguanylate cyclase: MNTALTLSKLRFFCLRFVLIFFMLVAVFGVIIHYDASSSRDAEKSNIRVEQKALLEGKKQYIEWVMSSIMRETALLADIVSAKRVYEITDLPQDEQRSEKLSRLRSILEAVSQRKEVYDQLRYIDMKGNEVVRINFEQHHSHVVPEIELQNKSHRYYFSEALKLGCNKIYVSPMDLNVEHGEIEEPAKPMIRLATPVLGQDGKKRGIVVVNYLANYLMEGMELFNLDQGANYMLLNKNGFYLFNKEHRETEFAFMYNDRQDETIYSDYPGLADQIRNTTSGQIETDEGILTIESVGTDGYHNPYCFQDYYVSESSSTSWKLVSYVDFNKRENISESKYEHEWLMQVGVVLSIVLAYLIARFQLRAFSDNQRIYYLAHHDSLTGLVNRAAFQSQASETLSQCLKAGREVCLIYLDLDSFKFINDEYGHAAGDKTLQHVASVMQRVFGSKALLARLGGDEFAILLSSQEHMKDPEHFASSLIQLIQDPIEVRPDVFHQVTTSIGGCYAKETNCTLDELMHQADMAMYEAKKSGKNRYYFI
- a CDS encoding EAL domain-containing protein, whose product is MIKKELLKKAIIFLLPIPLVAAEVLYSSHQSVQRNLVHILDNDTPVVEEIFHQIKAENRTALLRPEHCEALQYNLMFERHIDEMLILKDDEIICSSKLGAISRPADDYIQVYRPETLSLGRVNGYPDQVLFLSITSEEHPEYRAVTIIDRDYFAATVGYRNDFRLKRTAIFVGDESAPMDLTKDGENETALYYSSSFDYEILIEASDDFIEQKRFSSFYSSIPALLTFYLFIFLVRRFIDPQRNMVSELKKAIRKRELKLYYQPQVDAQTGKVFGYEALVRWPHKLRGFISPDEFVPVAEESGLVESLTDFVLDKACEDFSKVKLEESIHLGVNVPPGYLSDSHVIRKIENIHRTLKQHNVELGIEITERQLIDSNAIQHIAALRVHGIQVLIDDFGTGQTALAVLQHMKVDYLKIDKCFVDTIGIESVNSSVLHAIVRLAGDLSVELVAEGVETKEQADYLKALGVNIHQGYFYAKPLPYAEVVGNRE
- a CDS encoding DEAD/DEAH box helicase, which encodes MSFSSQGFAPEVVKALAECGYEKLTPIQQKAIPMARKGHDIFATAQTGTGKTAAFSLPMIQQLLESGRSASRKTASALIMAPTRELAEQIADNIKAYTKYTDLSVAAIFGGRKMSSQVTALEGGVDILVATPGRLEEHIEQGNVSVANIEFLVFDEADRILDMGFIHAVRKIMMDVDTDPQIMMFSATTSSQLNLLAKDILRKPKRIEVERANTTAQTIAHVLYPVDQERKTELLSELIGRKNWKQVLVFVNYKETANDVVKELKLDGIKAVVCHGDRAQSARRRALEEFKTGKARVMVATDVAARGLDIEDLPHVVNYDMPFLAEDYVHRIGRTGRAGKQGHAVSFVNREEELTVVQVENLIQQRIRRIELAGYEPKQRESYIEKLNSKPAFKNRQGRRNNPNQSATDQGSAERRLAMVKRLKARRSSK
- a CDS encoding DUF6701 domain-containing protein; protein product: MRFFSILSTALLFPVMAEAKVYDLADIKTGDIVSFCPTAIEIQQSVGYDKAYYCHGEISLEQDMQIINSKDTYVQLRAFTGLNLKGRNTIGSPESRIDIKSLSQGVIISNTNHETDYTFIYGDIKTDYAVSLENVLIDGDVDSKGMTVELKGLYNVVNGQVTASQNLKLENAQVCGDVWSSGGLVEIGANKNIIVGGLFSLQDLTLSNTDVFGAIESKGANITLNKTSVYAKHKAIKAFHTASFVDGIGQVCGTIESHRVNNDITQFCGKSDPDCTYAANNCPEKEVPFCELVPPTNGDFDLVVTPTEDMVLMCGDELPQFTVTTTNNGEMTSAQVLASLSDPDLFTLEMVERKQKIDDNNFISKDDGTLIVKVVPNNIDAIALDANYTLTFTMVDNTNKMQTVQFMFTPYMFEAYAEDLSSLKEIHVISGKSQTVDTRLLACAATGEQVIATNYDGKPQITHPLIKPAGGSEGNFSYSADFKDGLSSHGLITNESGLFSVKMSDRFECSGFAECPDEGSVYVEGTFDVKSRPWTLAICDGSTALASGTSKSGPGFIAAGEHFSLTVKPIIWQSGGSVTGEVNTKSYCNADVTHNFMLEDAPAASIVISSKQKTPTETANQSDKLLESTLSLTRSHTESENSQYTFSGLYWEEVGSLKIKASLSGQYLDMTVNTGFRNVGRFYAKYFKVREAEWKYPTKQNFIYMNQPFEEVRYDVVALNAEKQDIENYVYFNASLREHFHLGELSDYVDRFIPPAAHSVEWNLVGDASVGTFTIKKASGNATCDNSPCWEKDETDGQYPDGPFNKDSNSTQSEIGLTHTNVVDEIHFFDDRHILEQQPDIRFGRLNFKDVGGNQGMTIKVPLDVEVWQNGRFVTHFEDSATKTNGEHHTRTPIWSNSAPNNTLLSGEGSIIAGRTYGIVASQVDSAREQVRFHLDLSSAGNNLPWLKYNWDKSDADEDNPPTVVTFGIHRGNDRIIYRGEPNFIGMN
- a CDS encoding IclR family transcriptional regulator, encoding MTTNKANANQVNEKALQLLMQVAVSQFPVSAKTLSEQLNVPLSSLYRHLKLLKEWNLIEESVHDKTFVVGPAALLLMHSYETAQHGLDMVETILARLVQQTGEMAAYMVPSGYRALCVRQKESMQALRCSYVQGQSQPLLRGASSKVMLAFMPQSRCEKILRHFGQDHRLSEWEQELSTIRKNGYAVSTSEIDPGVSGISAPVMKGSKLIGAVSVMAPAHRVEKDKQRIILHVLQAARALPPER